A window of the Emys orbicularis isolate rEmyOrb1 chromosome 1, rEmyOrb1.hap1, whole genome shotgun sequence genome harbors these coding sequences:
- the SLC16A8 gene encoding monocarboxylate transporter 3, with the protein MGRSDPEEGQLPASVKPPDGGWGWIVLLGCFVITGFSYAFPKAVSVYFKELMHDFHVGYSDTAWISSIMLAMLYGTGPVSSIMVNQFGCRPVMLVGGLLASSGMILASFTTNIIELYLTAGMLTGLGMALNFQPSLIMLGTYFDKRRPLANGLAAAGSPVFLSALSPLGQVLLEKFGWRGGFLIMGGLLLNCCTCGAVMRPLEAGMKRKMERVQDKYEAKEMLPIGERAEEAISTIEGAKKSKKTKKQQQPRKGKKLLDFSIFSNRGFVIYSIAKFIMVLGLFVPPILLVNYAKDIGVPDTEAAFLLSIIGFIDIFARPSCGMLAGMKWMRPHVAYLFSFAMLFNGLTDICSARANTYTTLVIFCIFFGISYGMVGALQFEVLMAIVGSQKFSSAIGLVLLIEAIAVLIGPPSAGRLVDAFKNYAIIFYLAGSEVVLSSLFLAMATYCCLNQGKKTPQPEKTPSVGGGSDTEEAESDAQEVEDHAGDNHHLSHSTNTAVVMDSDAVNHVAEDHSADGAEQPADEGAVPVPGECNSGQTVERERF; encoded by the exons ATGGGGAGGTCTGACCCGGAGGAGGGCCAGCTGCCAGCTTCGGTGAAGCCCCCAGATGGTGGCTGGGGCTGGATAGTGCTGCTGGGCTGCTTTGTGATCACCGGCTTCTCCTACGCCTTTCCTAAGGCCGTGAGCGTCTACTTCAAGGAGCTGATGCATGACTTCCACGTGGGCTACAGCGACACAGCTTGGATCTCGTCCATCATGCTGGCCATGCTGTATGGCACGG GGCCTGTGAGCAGCATCATGGTGAACCAGTTTGGGTGCCGGCCTGTGATGCTTGTCGGTGGGCTCCTGGCATCTTCCGGTATGATCCTAGCCTCCTTCACCACCAACATTATTGAGCTGTACCTGACAGCTGGCATGCTGACAG GTCTAGGAATGGCTCTGAACTTCCAGCCCTCCCTGATCATGCTGGGCACCTACTTTGACAAACGTAGACCTCTGGCCAATGGgcttgctgcagctgggagccctgtcTTCCTCTCTGCCCTCTCTCCGCTGGGGCAGGTCTTGCTTGAGAAGTTTGGCTGGCGAGGAGGATTCCTCATCATGGGGGGTTTGCTGCTCAATTGCTGCACCTGTGGAGCAGTCATGAGGCCTCTCGAGGCAGGCATGAAGCGGAAGATGGAGAGAGTTCAGGACAAATATGAAGCCAAGGAGATGCTGCCCATTGGGGAAAGGGCAGAGGAGGCCATAAGCACCATTGAGGGAGccaaaaaatcaaagaaaaccaagaagcagcagcagcccaggaaagGGAAGAAGCTATTGGATTTTTCTATCTTCTCCAACCGGGGGTTTGTCATTTACTCCATTGCTAAGTTCATCATGGTCTTGGGTCTCTTTGTGCCCCCCATATTGCTGGTCAACTATGCCAAAGACATAGGAGTGCCAGACACAGAAGCTGCCTTCCTGCTGTCCATCATTGGCTTCATAGACATCTTTGCCCGCCCTTCCTGTGGGATGCTAGCCGGGATGAAGTGGATGCGTCCCCATGTCGCCTACTTATTCAGCTTTGCTATGCTCTTCAATGGCCTGACAGACATCTGCAGCGCCAGGGCTAACACCTACACAACACTGGTCATCTTCTGTATCTTCTTTGGCATCTCCTACGGCATGGTGGGTGCATTGCAGTTTGAGGTGCTCATGGCCATTGTTGGATCCCAGAAGTTCTCCAGTGCCATTGGGCTGGTCCTGCTCATCGAAGCCATTGCTGTGCTCATTGGGCCACCCTCAGCAG GACGCTTGGTGGATGCATTCAAGAACTACGCAATCATCTTCTACCTGGCTGGCTCAGAGGTTGTACTCTCCTCCCTCTTCCTGGCCATGGCCACCTACTGCTGCCTGAATCAGGGGAAGAAGACACCCCAGCCAGAGAAGACCCCTTCGGTAGGGGGTGGCAGTGATACCGAAGAGGCAGAGTCAGATGCGCAGGAAGTGGAGGATCATGCTGGTGACAACCACCACCTGTCCCACAGCACCAACACTGCTGTCGTCATGGACAGCGATGCGGTGAACCACGTAGCAGAGGACCATAGTGCAGATGGGGCCGAGCAGCCTGCGGATGAGGGGGCAGTGCCAGTCCCAGGTGAATGCAACTCTGGCCAgacagtggagagagagagattttag
- the PICK1 gene encoding PRKCA-binding protein yields the protein MFGDLDYDIEEDKLGIPTVPGTVTLKKDTQNLIGISIGGGAQYCPCLYIVQVFDNTPAALDGTVAAGDEITGVNGKSVKGKTKVEVAKMIQVVKGEVTIHYNKLQADPKQGKSLDIVLKKVKHRLVENMSSGTADALGLSRAILCNDGLVKRLEELERTAELYKGMTEHTKSLLRAFFELSQTHRAFGDVFSVIGVREPQPAASEAFVKFADAHRSIEKFGIRLLKTIKPMLTDLNTYLNKAIPDTRLTIKKYLDVKFEYLSYCLKVKEMDDEEYSCIALGEPLYRVSTGNYEYRLVLRCRQEARTRFARMRKDVLEKIELLDQKHVQDIVFQLQRFVSTMSKYNDDCYAVLRDADVFPIEVDLARTTLSYGQKDVFSDGAEEEEEAGEREAKRKEEANGEKLIDDA from the exons ATGTTTGGAGACTTGGACTATGACATTGAGGAGGATAAACT TGGGATCCCCACCGTTCCTGGGACAGTAACCTTGAAGAAGGACACTCAGAATCTGATTGGGATCAGCATTGGGGGAGGAGCACAGTACTGTCCCTGTCTCTATATTGTTCAG GTGTTTGATAACACTCCGGCAGCCCTAGATGGAACTGTGGCGGCTGGCGATGAAATCACAGGAGTGAATGGGAAGTCAGTAAAAGGGAAAACCAAAGTGGAGGTAGCCAAAATGATACAGGTGGTAAAG GGAGAAGTGACTATTCACTACAACAAACTCCAAGCCGACCCAAAGCAGGGCAAGTCCTTGGATATTG TGTTAAAGAAAGTGAAGCACCGATTGGTGGAGAACATGAGCTCGGGTACAGCAGATGCCTTGGGACTAAGCCGAGCCATCCTCTGCAATG ATGGATTGGTGAAgaggctggaggagctggagagAACCGCAGAGCTGTACAAAG GCATGACAGAGCACACCAAGAGTCTCCTTAGAGCTTTCTTTGAACTCTCCCAGACACACAGAG CGTTTGGAGATGTTTTCTCGGTCATTGGTGTACGGGAACCACAGCCAGCTGCCAGTGAAGCCTTTGTGAAATTTGCAGATGCCCATCGCAGCATCGAGAAATTTGGGATCCGCCTACTGAAAACTATCAAACCG ATGCTGACTGACCTGAACACGTACCTGAACAAAGCCATTCCCGACACAAGACTGACCATCAAAAAATACCTGGATGTCAAGTTTGAGTACTTG TCTTACTGCCTGAAAGTGAAGGAGATGGATGATGAGGAATACAGCTGCATT GCACTGGGCGAGCCCCTCTACAGGGTCAGCACTGGGAACTATGAGTATCGCTTAGTCCTACGCTGCCGCCAGGAGGCACGCACACGCTTTGCCAGGATGAGGAAGGATGTGCTGGAGAAGATTGAACTGCTGGACCAGAAACATG TGCAGGACATCGTGTTCCAGCTCCAGCGCTTTGTCTCCACCATGTCCAAGTACAATGATGACTGCTACGCCGTGCTCCGGGATGCAGATGTCTTTCCCATCGAAGTGGACCTAGCACGCACCACCCTGAGCTATGGTCAGAAGGACGTCTTCTCAGAtggggcagaggaggaagaggaagcaggAGAGCGAGAGGCCAAGAGGAAGGAGGAAGCAAATGGCGAAAAGCTTATTGATGATGCCTGA